In the genome of Symbiobacterium terraclitae, the window AAGGCCACCGACCTGCACGCCTGGGTGGACTACCGCACCGTGCAGCAGCCCGGGCGGACGCAGGAGGTACGGGTGCAGGTCTCGGGGCCCGAGCGGTTCCGGGGGCAGGTCGAGTACCGGCCCAGCCCCTCCACGGTGAGCGTCACCCTGGTGGAGAACCGGACCCTCACGATACCGGTGGTGGTCACCCCCGACAGCGGGATCGTCACGGTCGGGCAGCGGGAGTTCCGCTACACCGCCGCGCCGGTGACTGAGCGGATTCCCGTGTCGGGCCGCGCCGATTACCTGGGCCTGGTGCGCACGGCCGTCGTGGCGCTGCAGGGGGCTGACCTGGAGCCGCCGCTGGAGGACGGCCGGCTCGCGCAGGCGGCCGCGCGGCTGCAGAAGCCGGTGCGCCTGGTGGATGCCGTGATGCAGCCGGTCGAGAAGATCCCGGAGCACTTCGCCGAGGTTGAGATCACCTGGGAAGAGCTGCCGCCGGGCAAGCGCGTGGCCGTGCAGCCGCAGACGACGGGCTCCGTGCCCGCCGGGTTTGAGCTGGTCGGCGTGAGCGCGGCGCCAGAGTCGGTCACGATCCGGTCGGCGAACCTGGACGGCAGCCTGCCATCGGTCTCCGTCGTGTATACCGAGCCGGTCGACTTGACCGGGCAGACGCAGAACTTCACCACGGTGGCCCGCCTGGTGGCCCCTGCAGGGACGAGCCTGGCGCAGACCTCGGTCGAGGTGACCGTCCTCATCCGGGAGGTCAACGCCGAGAAGGTCTTCGGCGCCGTTCCCATCGTGGTGCAGAACGCGCCTGAGGGGGCCGGGGTCACCCTCAGCGATCCCACCGTGGAGGTGCGGCTGACGGGGCGGTACAGCCTGGTCCACCCGCTGGACGCGAGCGCCGTGGCCGCCTACGTGGACGCGGGCGGGCTCGGGCCCGGCACGCACCGGGTGCCGGTGAAGGTGCTCTATCCGCCCGAGATCGTCGAGTCGGCCATCGACCCGGCGGTCGTCGAGGTCACCATATCGTTCGAAACCGAGTAGAAAGGGGCGGGCTGCATGCCCAGGATGTTCGGAACCGATGGTGTGCGCGGTGTGGCCAACACGCCGGACCTCTCGCCTGAGCTTGCCTTTGCCCTCGGCCGGGCCGCTGCGGCGGTGGCCAGGGAGCGGACGGGCCGCCGGCCCGTCGCGGTGGTCGGCCGCGACACCCGGCGATCCGGCCCGATGCTGGCCGCAGCGATCTCCGCCGGGGTGTGCTCGGCGGGCGGCGACGTCGTGGACCTGGGCGTGGTGACGACGCCCGGCGTCGCCTTCGTCACGACCCACCTCGGCGCAGACTTCGGCGTGATGATCTCCGCCTCGCACAATCCGGCCCCCGACAACGGCATCAAGTTCTTCTCGGCCGACGGGTTCAAGCTGCCCGACGCCGCCGAGGACGAGCTCGAGGCGCTGGTGCGGGCCTCGACCGACGCCCTGCCGCGCCCCACAGGCGCCGAGCTGGGCACCATCCGCACCAGCGAGGCTGCGGTCGAGGCCTACGTGCAGCACCTGGTCTCCACGGGCAGCCCGTTGAGCGGCATGCGGGTGGTGGTGGACTGCGGCCACGGCGCCGCCTACCGCCTGGCTCCCGAGGTGCTGCGCCGGCTCGGGGCGGAGGTGATCGCCCTCAACACCGCGCCGGACGGCATGAACATCAATGACGGCTGCGGCTCCACCCACCCCGAGGCCCTGCAGCAGGCCGTGCTGGCGCACGGGGCGCAGGCCGGCATCGCTCACGACGGCGACGCGGACCGCTGCATCGCGGTGGACGAGCGGGGCGAGCTGGTGGACGGCGACCAGATCATGGCCGTCTGCGCCCTGGACCTGAAGGCGCGCGGGCAGCTTCCCGCAGACACGCTGGTGGCCACGGTGATGTCCAACATGGGCCTCGAGCTGCTCCTCCGGGAGCACGGCGTGCGCCTGCTGCGGACGAAGGTGGGCGACAGGTACGTGTTGGAGGAGATGCAAAAGGGCGGCTACGCGCTGGGCGGCGAGCAGTCCGGCCATGTGATCTTCCGGGAGCTCTCCACCACCGGCGACGGCATCCTGACCGCCGTGCAGCTGCTCTCGGTGTGCGTGCGCGCCCGGCAGCCCCTCTCGGCGCTGGCCGGCCGGATGCAGCGCCTGCCCCAGTGGCTGGAGAACGTGCGCGTGGGCCGCAAGGAGGGCTGGGAGTCGAACCCCGCCATCCGGGCCGCCATCGCACAGGCCGAGGCCGCCCTGGAGGGCCAGGGGCGCGTGCTGGTGCGCGCCTCGGGCACCGAGCCGCTGATCCGGGTGATGCTGGAGGGCGCCGACATGGCGCAGCTGCGCAGCCTCGCCGCGGCGATCGGGGAGGTGATCCGCGCTGAGCTCCAGTAAGGGCAAACGGACGCGCAAGCTCCCGGCGGGCGCCCGCACGCAGCGGGGCGCCCGCGGCCGCGCGCGCCGCCGCGGCAACGCGGGGCGCAGCATCCTGACGAGCCCGCTCACGCCGGTTCTACTGGGGGTCGTCCTCATCCTGGCGGTCGGCTACTGGGCGAAGCAGAAGGGCGACGAGCCGGCGATGGCGCCCGGTGACACGACTGCGGGCCAGTCGGCCGGGGCCCCGGCCGGCGGCGCCGGCGAATCCGGTTCGGGCGAGGCGGGCGGTCAGCCGCTGTACGCGTCCGGCGAGACCGTCGGTGAGGAGCCCTCCGGCGAGGGCGGTCCCGGCGACGGCGGCGAGCAGGCGGACGGTGAGCCACCGGACGGCGAGGTGGTCGACGGTGAGCAGGTCGACGGTGAAGTGGTCGACGGTGAAGTGGTCGACGGTGAGCAGGTTAACGGTGAGCAGGCCCAGCAATGGGAGACCGCGGCCAGCCGGTCGGCGATCGACCGCTCCGGCGGCGCCGCCGATACGATGCTGATGACCATCTACTACCTGGATGACCAGACGGGCGGCGAGACCCTGCAGCCCGTCGAGATCAAGGTCCCGGCCACGATCACCCCGGTGGCCGAGGCGCTGCGGCACCTCCTGCACCCGCCCGTGGAGCTCGGGCTCTACGGCGAGTTCCCGCCCGGCACCACCGCCGCTCTGCCCAACCTGGCGGACGGCGTCGTCACGGTGGAGCTCTCCCCCGAGGTGGAGGCGGTCCGGGGCCAGGCCGCGACCCATGCCGTGATCGCCAGCTTGGTCTACACCCTCACCGAGATTCCCGGGGTCGACGCCGTGCAGCTGTGGGTGAACGGGCGGCCCGCCGAGCTGGACGGGTTCGTCTGGTCAGTGCCGCTCAGCCGGGCCGACTTGGAGAACTGGAACCTTTTCCGGGTCGAGCCGGTCATATCCTATAGCGGAGCGTAGGTTGAGGTCAGGGCCGGGCCTTCCAGGGGCTCGACCTTGACGGTTTTCCTACGTCATCCGTATATTGGAGGAGGACAGAAAGGGGGGAAATCGGGTCTTCTGTTGCCCCGGATCGACAACTGCATAGCGACACGGTGTACCAACAGAGCGCCAGGACTTGCGGCCTGCGGGGCCGCAAGTTGACGAGGTGGGGGATCTCGGAGTATTCGGCGGGTGACCCCCGGTTGCTCACGACCGACAACGGCTCTACAAAGGCTGGAAGCGATTCCAGAGACAAAGGGGCCAGGTGAGGCTGAGGACGGGCAGTGGCCGTCCCGAGCATCCTATTGACTTTTCGCCGTGTCAACTTGACAGCCTGCGGTCGTCCCGACCGAGCGGGCTGGGTGGACACGGCCCTTTTGTTTGCAACAGAGGAGGCAAAACACCATGTGCGGCATCGTAGGCTACATCGGAGAGCAGAACGCCCTGCCCATACTGATCGACGGACTGAAGCGGCTGGAGTACCGCGGTTATGACTCTGCCGGAGTGGCTGTAATCGCAGAGGGCGAGACCTGGGTGGAGAAGAGCGCCGGCCGGCTGAGCGAGCTGGAGGCCCGCATCGCAGGCCACCCGGCCGCGGGCCGGGTCGGCATTGGCCACACCCGCTGGGCGACCCACGGCCGTCCCTCTGACATGAACGCCCATCCGCACACCGACGCGTCGGGCCGGTTCGCCGTGGTGCACAACGGCATCATCGAGAACTACGCCCAGCTGCGGGAGGAGCTGCAGCGGCAGGGACACGTCTTCCGCTCCGAGACCGATACCGAGGTGATCCCGCACCTGATCGCCGCCCACTACGCGGGCGACATCGTCGAGGCGGTGCGGCGCGTGGTCCCGCTCCTGCGGGGGGCGTTCGCCCTGGCGGTGGTCTGCCAGCAGGAGCCCGAGAAGATCGTGGCCGTCAAGGCGGCCTCGCCGCTGGTGATCGGGCTGGGCGAGGGCGAGACCCTGCTGGCGTCGGACATCCCGGCCCTGCTGCCGTACACCCGGCAGGTGATCGTGATGGAGGAGGGCTGGCTCGCCGTGCTCACCCGGGAGGGCGTCAGCATCTCCACAGTGGAAGGGAAGCCCGTGCTGCCCCGGATCACGCACGTGGACTGGGACCCCGGCCAGGCGGAACGGGGCGGGTACGCCCACTTCATGCTGAAGGAGATCCACGAGCAGCCCCGGGCGATGCGCGACACGCTCTCCGGCCGGCTGGATCCGGCAGGGGGCCGGGTGCTGCTGCACGAGGTCGGGCTGACGCCCGACGAGGTCAAGGCCCTCAGCAAGGTGGCCATCGTGGCCTGCGGCACGGCTGCGAACGCCGGCCTGGTGGGCAAGTACCTGATTGAGCGGCTGGCGCAGATCCCCGTTGAGTGGGACCTGGCGTCGGAATACCGCTACCGGGAGCCGATGATCGACGAGCGCACGCTCTTCGTGGCGGTCTCGCAGTCCGGCGAAACCGCCGACACGCTTGCAGCGATGCGCGAAGCCCGGAGCCGCGGTGCGCGGATCTTGGCGGTGACCAACGTGGTGGGCTCCACGGTGGCCCGCGAGGCGGACTGGGTGCTCTACACCTGGGCGGGGCCCGAGATCGCCGTCGCTTCCACCAAGGCCTACACCACGCAGTTGGTGGCCCTCACCCTGCTGGCCATCTGGCTTGGGCAGCATAACGGCCGCATCGACCCGGCGGAGGCCAGGGCGCTGGTTGACGCCCTGCGCCGCCTGCCCGATCAGGCGGACCGGGTCCTGGCGCTGGAGGAGGCGGTGAAGGCGGCCGGCGAGGAGCTGGCCAGGCACAACGACGCCTTCTTCATCGGCCGGAACCTGGACTACGCCGTGGCGATGGAGGGGCAGTTGAAGCTGAAGGAGATCAGCTATATCCACGCCGAGGCGTACGCTGCGGGCGAGCTGAAACACGGCACGCTGGCGCTGATCACCGACGGAGTGCCGGTGGTGGCGCTGAACACGCAGCCGGATCTGGTGGAGAAGACGATTTCCAACATCCAGGAGACCCGGGCGCGCGGGGCCTTCGTGCTGGGCCTGGCACAGGAGGGGGACGAGGAGACGCCGCGCTACTGCGACCGGATCTTCTACCTGCCCCGCACGCACCGCTATCTGATGCCCGCACTGGCCGTGCTGCCGCTGCAGCTGCTGGCGTATTACGCGGCCACGGCCCGGGGAACCGACGTCGACAAGCCCCGGAACCTGGCCAAGTCCGTGACGGTGGAGTAGGTGCCCCTGGCAGGGGGTGTGTATCCGAGAAAAAGGCGGTGGCCCGCATCGCGGCCACCGCCTTTTTCTATCGTGCGCTGTTTCTGAGCCCCACCTATGATCAGAATAGGCGGAACATTCGGTAACGCGTGTGTAACGGCTGATTGCTAATTCTGATAAACACCCGGTTAAATTCCGACAGAACCCAGGGTGAATTCCGGTCGGCAAGTGGACAAGCGGCGTATGTGGTGTGAACACACCTTGACCTGATTGCTCGCGGTCTCCGACTTGTCCTCTGAGGAGGTGATCGGGGTGAAGAAGTGGCAGACGCCGATTCTGGTCGACTTGGAGGACGTGGCCGCTGACTGCGGCATCTGCGCCACCAGCGGAACCACCAATAACAACAATAAGATTCAGTAGATCTTCCTACCTCATATTACACGTAGCGGGAGATCTGACCTCAGCCGGGTATGCCGATTGGTCGCCTGACCTGTACTGCGACAGGCGGGTGACCGGGGGCCAGCGATGGCCCGTCTGACCGCTGGGCAATCAGGTCAAGTTTTTGCTTGTGTTATCGACCAAGATCCGAAAGGAGCGAGTCGCGATGGCAACCCCGTTCCGGCCCTCGTGGATTACGGTTCTCCAGGAGGAAGACGACGTCGTTACGGTGCTGAACGCGCAGACCGGGCACGTGATGATCACCAATCCGGTGGGGGGGCGGATCCTGGAGCTCTGCGACGGCCAGAAAGCGGTGCCCGACCTGATCCAGGAGCTGGCAGCGGAGTACCCGGATGCTCCCGCCGAAGTGGTCGACCGGGAGGTCAGGGCGTTCCTCGCGCAGGCAGCGGAGAAGGGAGTCATCGACTATGCTTGAGATGGAGTTGCCTGTGCTCCAGCCGGATCACCACAGACCCACCGTCTACTGGTACACCACCTATCGCTGCAACCTGGCGTGCAAGCACTGCAGCGTGCATTCTTCGCCCTACGTGGACACCGCCGGCGACCTCTCCCCTGAAGAGGCGCTCCGGGCGATCGACAATATCGCCCAGCTGCGTCCCGGTACGGTGATCCTCACTGGGGGTGACCCGTTCACCCGCCCCGATGCTCTGGCCATCCAGCAGAAACTCTTCGACCTGCGAATTCGCACGGGAATTGAAACGAACGCCATCCTCATCGACCGTGAGGTGGCGCGGTTTCTCCGTCGGAACGCGGACGCCGGTGCGCAGATCGCCCTCGGAATAAGTGTCGACGGGGGCAGCGCCGAGACCCACGACTTCCAGCGCGGCCCCGGAGCCTTTGCCGGGATGCTGCGCGGTGTCGAGGCCGTGGTCGCGGAAGGGCTCCCGGTCCAGTTCAGTTCAATCGTAAACCGGGTCAATATCGACACGATTCCGGACCTGTTTGTGCTGGCGCGGCAGTACAAGGCGTGGCTCCTCACCTTCGGCTTCGTCAACCCGATCGGGCGGGCGCTGGAGTACCTCGACGACCTCCAGCTGACGCCCGAACTCCTGGAGCGCGCGCTCGAGACGATCCTGGACAGCATGGACCGGTATCCGGAGGTGTACACCGTCATCAAGATCCCTCCGGCTCTGATTCCGCCCCGGTTCTACCCGCGCGTCAAGCGACACCTGGATCAGGCCTCGGGAGAGAGGTTCGACCTCTCCACCAGCTGCAACTTCCCGCTGTTCGGAATCCTTCCCGACGGATCGATCACCGTCTGCTCGGTCACCCGAACCAAACTCAAGGCGTACTTCGGCAACGTGAAGAGCGACTCGCTCGTCGACGTGTGGCGGCGCCAGCGGTTCGAGGCCATGCGACAGGCGTATCTGGAGGCCGACTGGCTCACTGGAATCTGCGGCGACTGCATCTTCAAGAAGGCCTGCAAGGGCTCGTGCCGAGCCTGGGCCTATGCCGAATACGGGGAGTTCTCAGGTCCCCACCCGCTCTGCAGGGCGCTTGAGGAGAACGGGCTCTTCCCGCAGATCTACCGCCTGTCCTACCGGGACCGCCTGCTCGCGTCCGTCCGGGCGGGAGGAGGTGCGACTTGAGCGTGAGCGCGCTCGAGGTGTACCTCTACGGCCGGGCTTCGCGCGCCGCCGAGGCACTGCAGTCGGAGCTGGTCAGGGTGGCGGCGGAGGGCGTGCACCCCGCGGCCGGGCTCACCCTGGACCCCGAACTCGCCGGGGCGTTGGTGCGGGAGCGCCTCGTTGTGCGCCTGAACGGGCGCCTGGTGCCAGGGCCCGGACTGGTCTGGATCAGCGCCGGGCTGCGGGAGGAGTTGCTGCAGGTCCTGCAGCCCGTTCAGGAGCGCTACCTCAAGATCTTGGAGGCCGGCATCCCCTTGCTGCAGGAGTCCGCTGCCGCGGACGGATCCGGACCGTGGGAGGCCCTGGAACACGTCGTCGTCGCCGGGCTGCTCATCGACATGGGCGTGCGGCGGCACCTGATCGGTCAAGGACTGGTCCGGCAACAGCCGCGCAGCTGCTGGCTGTGGGCCTTTGAGGGGACGACGCTCGGCCGGCACAAGTTCGGGGTTCGCCTCTGGCATGATCGGGAGCTGCCCTTCGGTATCGGGCAGCTGTGGTATGGGTACAGCCGCCCGCACCCGAAGTTCTCGAAGGCAGATCTGTCAGCGCTGGCAGCCGTTCTCGAAACCGGCACTGCCTGTGACGCCGAGGCGAATGTGCTCCGGCTCCGCGCCCGCGGGCTGATCCGGCGGGACGGCGAGACGCACGTCCCGGCGGTTCCGGTTCTGGTCTGCGCGGATGACCGGCGGCTGTGGGGGGAGATCGACCGCCTGGCGGCTGAAGTGGTGCGGGAGGCGATCTCTCCCGCACAGACGGCGCTGGGGGTGCTGGCCAAACACCTGCCCATGGTGCCCCGAGACTCCTTCGTGCAGGCCTCGATGCGGCTGCTCATGGAGCACGTGCTCGATGCCGCGGTCGACGGCGGCCTGCTCCGCCCGCTTCCCGTGGAGGCGCCGCCTCACTACGGGTTCTGGCTGTGGCGGGAGGATGCGTCGAGGCGGTTCACCGAGAGCCTGGGCAACTGGATGGAAGTGGGCTCCGCATGACACAGCCGCAACCGATTGCCGTCATCACCGGCGGGGCAAGCGGCATCGGCCTTGCGTCCGTGCGCCGCCTGAAGGAGGCCGGTTACTTCGCGGTCGTCCTCGACATCCAGCCGCCGCCGCCGGAGTCCGCGGATCTGTTCATCCGCTGTGACGTCGGCGATCAGGTTCAGGTCCGCTCGGCTGCGGAGGCGATCGGTGCGCTCCCGGGCCGCCTCTGCGCCCTGGTCAACTCCGCCGGCATCGGCGAGCCGGGCGGCGGTCTGGAAGAACTGGACCCAGAAGTGCTGTGGCGCGTCATCTGCGTCAATCTTCAGGGGCCTCTGCTCACGATGAAACACCTGGTTCCGCTGATGAAAGCGGGCGGCGGTGGCGCCATCGTCAACGTGAGCTCGATTGCCGGGCTCATGGGCTCGCCCGGCTACCCTGCTTACGCGGCGTCCAAGGGAGGGCTCATCGCGCTGACCATCAGCATGGCGCGGGAGCTTGCCCGGCATCAGATCCGCGTCAACGCAGTCTGCCCGGGCTCCGTTCCGTCGACAGGCTTTGTCCGCCAGCAGCTGGGCCGAGACTTCACGCCGGCGGAGCGTCTGGCGCTCCTGAAGAAGGTGCCGATGGGGCGGAGCCTACGGCCGGAGGAGGTGGCCCGGACGATCGCGTTTCTGTGTTCCAGCGACTCCGTGCCCATCACCGGGGATGTCCTGGTCATCGACGGAGGGGAACGGTTTTCCAGCTGAGGGAAGGCCGGTTGAAAGGGGCGAGAAACAGCAACATGCAGATCTCTGCGGTTGAGGCTGTGGACGTGCGGAAGACGTACGGCCAGACCGAGGCGCTGCGCGGGGTCTCGTTCACCGCCGAGGCCGGAAGGGTCACCGCGATCCTCGGCCCGAACGGCGCAGGCAAAACGACATGCCTGCGGATTCTCTCCACGTCACTGATGCCGACGGCCGGAAGTGCGCGCGTACTGGGCTGCGACCTGATCCGCGAGGTCCGCCAGATCCGTCGCCGGATCGCGGTGGTTCCCCAGGGTGCGTTTCCCGATTCCATGCTGACCGGATGGGAGCTGGTGTACGGCTACCTCGTCGCCCGCGGGATTCCGCGCAAGGTCGCCGCGGAGCGGGCGGAGCGATACCTGAGGCGGCTGGGGCTGTGGGATGTGCGGAAGCGGACGACTGACACCTACTCCGGGGGCATGCGGCGACGGGTGATGATCGGGATGGCCCTGGCGAGTGAAGCTCCGCTGATCTTCCTGGACGAGCCCTCCACGGGGCTGGATCCCGAAGCCAAGCGGGAGGTCTGGGAGCTCCTTCACGAGGTCCGGGGAGGGACCAGCCTGGTGCTCACGACCCACCTGATGGATGAGGTGGAGGCGCTGGCCGACTGGGTCGTCATCCTGTCTCAGGGCGAGATCATCGCCCAGGGCACGGTGGAGGACCTGTGTGCACAGGCACCCGGGCGGGAGAAGCTCCTCTGCCCCCGGGACATCCCGCGGGAGCAGCTGCTTCCCCTCGGGTATGTGCAGGAACAGGGAAACCGGTGGGCGCTGTTCCCGCGCGACACCACCGCGCTGCACCGGGCTGTGGACCTCGTTCGGGGTCAGGGCGCAGAGGTCAGCATCCAGCGGGCTTCGCTGGAAGACGGCTACCTCGCCGTCCTGAACCGCTGTGCGGTCCGGACGGAAGGTGCGGTCCAGGAGGGGATCTAGATGTCTCAGACGCTCGGAATCCTCTACATGCAGACCAGGGTCTCCTTCCGCAACTGGTGGTCCTACGTCGTCGTCAGCCTCATCCCGATCTCGTACTACCTGGTCTTTTCGCTGATCGGCGGCGGCAGCCTGGGGGATCACGTCCTGCTGGGCTACGTGATCTCGCTGACATCGAACATAGGCGTGGTTGCCCTTCCCCAGGCGGTGGTGCTCAACAAGCTGAGCCGGTTTGAGGAGATGATGGTCGCCTCGCCCATCTCCCCGCTGGCGTACATGCTTGGTTTCGCACTGGCGCGGCTGGTGTTCACCCTTCCCGGGATCGGCGTCGTTCTGGCGCTCCTGTTGACGACCAGCCGCGTCCAGCCCCTGCACGTGTTCCCACTGCTCGGCATGGTGGCGGTCACATGGCTGGTGGCCAGCATGATCGGCTTCACCCTGGGCACGTACATCCAGCGCGTCCAGTCGGTCGGCCCCATCTCCAACTTGGTAGGCTACGCCCTGATGCTGATCCCACCGGTCCTGTACCCTGCCTCCCTGATCGCTGACCCTTGGAGGCCCTTTGCCCTCCTGGTGCCGACCAGCAGCGCAGCCTATCTGATGCGCGGCCTGCTCGGACTGGATGCCACCCTGCCCCATGAGATCTGGATCGCCGTCGGCGTGCTGGTCTTCTACCTGACCGGCGGCGTGTGGATGGTCGCCAGGAAGTCCCGCTGGCGGGAGCGCTAGGCCATGCGTCCGTCCGCTTATCCGTGGTCAAGGGCGGTGTGGACCTCCGCCGTTGCGCTGGCCACCGCCGCGGGCTCGCTGATGCTGGGACCGCAGCCGGATGCAGGGGAGGTGCCCGGAGCGGTCACCGGCGCCATGGTGATCAGCCTCGCCACCCTGCCCCTGCTGGTGAAGGGGAGGATCCCCGAGCGCTGGCTGCCCGGCGGGCGCCTGTGGATCACCGCAGCCAAGTGGAGCCGCCTGATCCTGCTGCCCCTGCTCCTGATGGCGCTGATGGCGCCTCCCGGAACCGTGCGGGACGTGGCGGGCGTTCACCGATGGCTCCTCCCGAGCCCTGGTGCCTGGCCGTCATTGGGTCTGACCGCGCTCGGCGTGGGCCTCTGGTGCCTCATGCAGTGGCGGTTCAGACCGCCCAGGCTCTTCCGCATGCTGGGCAGGTCACGCCGGGTCAGCCTGGTGCTGACGGAGTCGGCGCAGCACATCCTGCACAACGGGGTGCCCGAGGAGTTCTACTACCGACTGCTCCTGCAGTCCTGGCTCGTACAGCACCTCCCGTGGCCGCTTCTCGGCGTCCTCGCATCGGCGCTGCTGTTTGGTCTGGTGCATCTCCTCTGGGCGGGTCCGCGACCGCGGCTGCACGCCCTGCTGGATGCTGTGCTGGTGCAGGCTCCGCTGGGGCTGATGCTCGGGTGTGCATGGCTCAGCTCGACCTGGTTGCCGGGCGTGGCCGCCTTGCACGCGGCGATCGACACCGTCGTGACCCTCGACCAGGGCGCGGCGCAGGCGCTGGCCCGGCGTGCGCGCCGGAAAGCACAGGGGCCCAAGGAGGTGCGTGTATGACAGCGACATCGGTGCCGACCCTGCTGCTCTATCCGCCGGTGACGGATCCGACCTCGGGCTATCACAGCCTGTCGTATCTCGAGGCGTATGCCCGCAAGCACGGCCACCGCGACATTCGCATCATCGATACCAACATCGAGGCACTGGACTTCCTGGCGCAGCCACACCAGGTGGAGAAGCTGATCGACCACGCCCGGTCCATCCGGGAGCAGCTGGGTGCCAGAGACCAGCTGACCGGTGAGGAGCAGATTGCGTACTTCCACAGCTGGATGGCGCAGTTCCTGGAGGCCGATGCCCCGTCCCGGGCCATGGCGGTTCTGCGGGACCCGGAGCGGTTCTACGACTACGCGCAGTATGAGCGTGCGGTCCAGCACCTGTTGTTCTGGTTCAGGTGCCTATCCCTGTACGGGTTCCCCGGCCAGTTCGAGGACGGGTTCGCGGCCGGCGGCCGGGTGTGGATCAACCCGTACGCCCTGTGTGACCTGACCGACTGGCAGGTGCTCGAGCGGATGGCCAGGCCGTTCGCCCCTTACCTGGAAGAGCGGCTCTCGCCCATCGTGAAGGGGTCGACGTATCGTTGCATCGGCATAAACGTCTCCTATACCCACCAGATGCCCTATGCCCTCTGGCTGGGCCACTGGCTGCGCGCCCAGGCACCTGATGCCTTCCTGATCATGGGCGGCACGGCGGTGTCGGATTACTGGAAGTACATGCTCGACCGCGACCGGTACTGGGACCTCTTTGCGGATGTCGACGCCACGGTCGTCGGGGAAGGGGAATCCGCCTTCGTGCACATCCTTGACTCGCTGGCTGAAGGCTGCGTACCCGGGCCGGCGCCGAACGTTCTCCTGAACCCGCGGCACGCCGCCGGGGAACCGCCGCCGGCCGCCATGCCCATCCGGTACGAGCCCCTGAATGAGCTTCCCACGCCGGAGTTCCGCAGCCTGCCCATGGCCAAGTACCTTTCGCCCGAGCCTTTCGTCTACTATTCACCCTCCCGCGGCTGCTACTGGAACAGGTGCACGTTCTGCGACTATGGCCTGAACTTCGACAGCCCCACATCCCCCTGGCGAACCAGCCCGGTCGCCCGCATCATGGAGGACCTGCGGGCGCTCTCCAGGGAGGCGAAGTTCATCTACTTCTCGGTGGACGTGCTGGCGCCGGCCACCCTCCTGGAGTTGGCCAGGCAGATTGTGAACGAGGGGTTGGACATCCGCTGGGGAGCCGAGATCCGGCTGGAGAAGTACTGGTCTCCGGAGCGTTGCGCCCTGTTGAAGCAGAGCGGCTGCGTGGCGGTCTCCGTGGGCTTTGAG includes:
- a CDS encoding CdaR family protein, which produces MINRLLSLLKQDFWWKALAVVLALLLWVMVVQDYNKVTSVTFDVPLEVISHPEYELYEGREDLETQVEVRVTGPNLLVSSLKATDLHAWVDYRTVQQPGRTQEVRVQVSGPERFRGQVEYRPSPSTVSVTLVENRTLTIPVVVTPDSGIVTVGQREFRYTAAPVTERIPVSGRADYLGLVRTAVVALQGADLEPPLEDGRLAQAAARLQKPVRLVDAVMQPVEKIPEHFAEVEITWEELPPGKRVAVQPQTTGSVPAGFELVGVSAAPESVTIRSANLDGSLPSVSVVYTEPVDLTGQTQNFTTVARLVAPAGTSLAQTSVEVTVLIREVNAEKVFGAVPIVVQNAPEGAGVTLSDPTVEVRLTGRYSLVHPLDASAVAAYVDAGGLGPGTHRVPVKVLYPPEIVESAIDPAVVEVTISFETE
- the glmM gene encoding phosphoglucosamine mutase; amino-acid sequence: MPRMFGTDGVRGVANTPDLSPELAFALGRAAAAVARERTGRRPVAVVGRDTRRSGPMLAAAISAGVCSAGGDVVDLGVVTTPGVAFVTTHLGADFGVMISASHNPAPDNGIKFFSADGFKLPDAAEDELEALVRASTDALPRPTGAELGTIRTSEAAVEAYVQHLVSTGSPLSGMRVVVDCGHGAAYRLAPEVLRRLGAEVIALNTAPDGMNINDGCGSTHPEALQQAVLAHGAQAGIAHDGDADRCIAVDERGELVDGDQIMAVCALDLKARGQLPADTLVATVMSNMGLELLLREHGVRLLRTKVGDRYVLEEMQKGGYALGGEQSGHVIFRELSTTGDGILTAVQLLSVCVRARQPLSALAGRMQRLPQWLENVRVGRKEGWESNPAIRAAIAQAEAALEGQGRVLVRASGTEPLIRVMLEGADMAQLRSLAAAIGEVIRAELQ
- a CDS encoding GerMN domain-containing protein, which gives rise to MAPGDTTAGQSAGAPAGGAGESGSGEAGGQPLYASGETVGEEPSGEGGPGDGGEQADGEPPDGEVVDGEQVDGEVVDGEVVDGEQVNGEQAQQWETAASRSAIDRSGGAADTMLMTIYYLDDQTGGETLQPVEIKVPATITPVAEALRHLLHPPVELGLYGEFPPGTTAALPNLADGVVTVELSPEVEAVRGQAATHAVIASLVYTLTEIPGVDAVQLWVNGRPAELDGFVWSVPLSRADLENWNLFRVEPVISYSGA
- the glmS gene encoding glutamine--fructose-6-phosphate transaminase (isomerizing), with the translated sequence MCGIVGYIGEQNALPILIDGLKRLEYRGYDSAGVAVIAEGETWVEKSAGRLSELEARIAGHPAAGRVGIGHTRWATHGRPSDMNAHPHTDASGRFAVVHNGIIENYAQLREELQRQGHVFRSETDTEVIPHLIAAHYAGDIVEAVRRVVPLLRGAFALAVVCQQEPEKIVAVKAASPLVIGLGEGETLLASDIPALLPYTRQVIVMEEGWLAVLTREGVSISTVEGKPVLPRITHVDWDPGQAERGGYAHFMLKEIHEQPRAMRDTLSGRLDPAGGRVLLHEVGLTPDEVKALSKVAIVACGTAANAGLVGKYLIERLAQIPVEWDLASEYRYREPMIDERTLFVAVSQSGETADTLAAMREARSRGARILAVTNVVGSTVAREADWVLYTWAGPEIAVASTKAYTTQLVALTLLAIWLGQHNGRIDPAEARALVDALRRLPDQADRVLALEEAVKAAGEELARHNDAFFIGRNLDYAVAMEGQLKLKEISYIHAEAYAAGELKHGTLALITDGVPVVALNTQPDLVEKTISNIQETRARGAFVLGLAQEGDEETPRYCDRIFYLPRTHRYLMPALAVLPLQLLAYYAATARGTDVDKPRNLAKSVTVE
- a CDS encoding PqqD family protein; this encodes MATPFRPSWITVLQEEDDVVTVLNAQTGHVMITNPVGGRILELCDGQKAVPDLIQELAAEYPDAPAEVVDREVRAFLAQAAEKGVIDYA
- a CDS encoding radical SAM/SPASM domain-containing protein, with product MLEMELPVLQPDHHRPTVYWYTTYRCNLACKHCSVHSSPYVDTAGDLSPEEALRAIDNIAQLRPGTVILTGGDPFTRPDALAIQQKLFDLRIRTGIETNAILIDREVARFLRRNADAGAQIALGISVDGGSAETHDFQRGPGAFAGMLRGVEAVVAEGLPVQFSSIVNRVNIDTIPDLFVLARQYKAWLLTFGFVNPIGRALEYLDDLQLTPELLERALETILDSMDRYPEVYTVIKIPPALIPPRFYPRVKRHLDQASGERFDLSTSCNFPLFGILPDGSITVCSVTRTKLKAYFGNVKSDSLVDVWRRQRFEAMRQAYLEADWLTGICGDCIFKKACKGSCRAWAYAEYGEFSGPHPLCRALEENGLFPQIYRLSYRDRLLASVRAGGGAT
- a CDS encoding SDR family NAD(P)-dependent oxidoreductase is translated as MTQPQPIAVITGGASGIGLASVRRLKEAGYFAVVLDIQPPPPESADLFIRCDVGDQVQVRSAAEAIGALPGRLCALVNSAGIGEPGGGLEELDPEVLWRVICVNLQGPLLTMKHLVPLMKAGGGGAIVNVSSIAGLMGSPGYPAYAASKGGLIALTISMARELARHQIRVNAVCPGSVPSTGFVRQQLGRDFTPAERLALLKKVPMGRSLRPEEVARTIAFLCSSDSVPITGDVLVIDGGERFSS